The DNA window TTTCGTGCTTCTAATTTTTCTTTACATGCCCACAAACCTGCTGATGGAGAGCTGATAAAAAAGACTTGTTCGCCGTCAGGCATGGTATTCCAGCCTTCTGACATCTTTTCAGGATTGTATCTATTTAAAGCCTTTTTAATATCCACATATTTAAAATTAACTCCTTCTATCTCCCCTTTTGTCAATTTCCCGGGAGCATATGTTATGCTAAAACGCCCCTCAGATGATCCATGAATAAGGTGCGCAGTAGCATGCCTTAGGTCCTGCATATCTTCATTCTTTCTATATTGCTCCATAACAGAGGGAGTTCCAACATATCCATACTTACGGATAATCTCATCAACCTCCGGCTGTTCTCCAAAACGCTCAAGTCCCGGAGCAATAATCAATAACTCTCCTCCATCTGCTATAGCCATACGTGTGCGATATATTGCTTTATTAGCCACCCACGTACTTTTAAATTCGTCTGCCTGCATTACCGCAACAATCTTCTTAACAGGTTTATCAAAAACAGTAATATTCTGCTCTTTGCTTTTTCTGGCTGCCGTTAAATATGTTTCAATATCATCTCCAACATACAATCCGGTAGTAACAAGTTTATCATCTTGATTTCTTGCCATAACGATTAGAATATATACGTGAGGAATGTTGTTTAGGTACTCTTTCTCTGCTTTATTATAACACGCTCTCAATGGTGTTATAAGCTGTCCAAGATTATTTTCAATACCACAGCAGGCCGCCATCATATGGGAAGCGCATATCATTTCTTTTCCGCCAAGACCAATAAAGTAATTCTTGTTATGATTGGCAAAACCCAGCACTTCATGAGGAACAACATGTCCTATATTTATTATAAGATCATAGCCCTCTTCTACGACTTTTCTGTTAATTTCAACAGGTATTGGCCAATCAGCTTTACCTTTGCTGACCTCCTTTACATAATCCCGAGAAACCTCTCCAAGGGTTTTACAACCCTTTCGCCAATCATGCTCAAGAAAACAATTCTGAGGGATAGAGCCAAACATCCATTTGTTTTCTTCATCAGTATGAGGAACATGCTGCCCCAATGTAGGTATAACATCAACCTTACAAGTCTTGGGAAGAAGCCTGTAAATCATCTCTGTTAATTGTCCTGCGCCTGAATGATAACGGGTAATATCCGGCGGTAATAAAAGCACCTTTTTGAAATTTTTTGTTATCCGCTCACTTGCTTCCTGCACCACCCTCTCCATTACTTCCTGCTTCTCACTTAAATCTATCTCTTTTGATTCTTTATAAAACCATGGCATCTTAAATCTTCTCCTCTTATATTTTATCTACTTTAAAACCAATTTCTGATAAGATATTCGCTAATTGCGATTCTTCTTTTTTAAACAAGATCTCTGTATTAAAAAATTCTCTTCTCACAGGATAATTTTTTCTCAAAGAATCGAACCATGCGCCACTTTTCTCAGCAGGTAAAGAAAAAGATTCCCTAAGTTTTGAATCATCCTTTTCAATATCATACAATTGAGAAATAACTTCGTGTAATTTTTTTTCTAATGAACCATTATTCATTTCACTAACTTTAATAACAGGACAATTGCTATCCGGCAAAAAGTCATTGGGATTCCATTTCGCTTTCTTATTTAAATATTGACACAAACTATTGTATATCATAAACGTCCCATTGACTTTTCCGTCAAAGGAATAACCTGCAATATGAGGAGTTCCAATCAACGCCATTTTGAGCATCCCTGTATCAATATCCGGCTCGTTTTCCCACACATCCAAGATAACCTGAGATATCTTGCAATGCATCAGAGCGCTCTTAATGGCCTCTGTGTCTATAACCCCGCCGCGAGAGGTATTTACAATTACAGGACATTTCTTTAAACGTCTTAGAAACTTTTCATCTATCATATGATATGTAGGATACTTGCCCTGTCTTTCAAGAGGAACATGAAAGGTTAATATATCACAATTTGTTATCAATTCTTGTATTGGACGATATTTTATATTTCCTGTTCTCTCAAAAAGAGGAGGATCGTTAAGAAGTACTCTCATTCCCAGAGCATTAGCCTTCTTTGCAACTTTACTGCCAACACTACCAACTCCCACAACCCCAATCGTCAAATTGCAAAGATTGAGACACAACTTGTTTGCTGTATATAATAATGCACAAGCTATATATTCTGAAACGGAATTAGAATTAGAACCGGGCGCGCTTGCAAACCCGATACTTCTATCATTCAAATATTTAACATCGATATGATCCAGCCCTATCGTGGCCGTCCCGACAAACTTAACCCTGCTTTTTTCTAAAAGTTTGGAATTAACCTCTGTGATAGAGCGGACAATCAAAACATCAGCATCTTCTACCTTTTCAGGAGTTATCTCTCTTCCATGAGAAGTCTCAACTTCTCCTAAAGTAGAAAAAGCCTCCCTGCCAAATGGAATATTCTCATCAACAACTATTTTCACGCTATTTCCACGGTGGGATGCTTGGCAAATACTTGTCAAACTCGTCTATCAGGGATTTTTCATAATACCCCGCATACTTCCCATTTATGAATTTGTCAAAGGCTTCATTGTGAAATCTTTCCCATGATATATCCTCATCTCCAGGATTAATGGGATAAAACAGGGTATTGTTAGCGCGCGCTGCTTTCATATCTCCTGGAGCATCCCCTATCATTAGAATATGATCCGGCTTATAATTGTCTACAGCGGCAAATGCCAGATGTTCTTTCTTTGTTCCCATTTCCTGGCCCGCAATCACCTTGACATATTTAGAAATATCGTGTTCATCCCACTCTCTCTTGAGAGCTTCACATGGGGTTGCAGATACAACAATTGCATCTGCTGTGTTAGAAATCTTTTCCAGGCTCTCCCTGACAAAAGGAAATGGAGGCACTCCACGAACTATTTTTGCTACTGTCTCATTAACTGCCTTAGACCATCTTAACGCCTGCGACAGTATAGGGTCACCTGTTTCCTGAACAGCTCGTTCTAAAGCGGGATTCCCAAGTTTTGTCTCTTTCTCAATCCATTTGCGCAGGGATTTTGCTTCGGGTATATTAACCTTGCGTTTTTTTACATCTTCTCTTTCCAAAAGAAGATCAAAAACCATTGTAAGAGCAGGAAACCTGTTTATCCCGCGCCATTTTGAATACAGGTTTACAAACTCTGCAGCTTCTCTGGCATATTTTGATACTGCTTGAAGTTCCCATTCATTAATAATATTAGGAATAAAACATTCTTTATGCTTTACTTCCATAGTGTCAAACGTACACCCGTCAGAATCAATTCCAACAAAAAACTGCTTTTCAGGCTTAAATTCTTTTAATTCCTGTGCTGCATCCTGCATAAAACATCCTCCTCTCTCCGCAATCTATAGTTGCAATTATTAATTAATTTAAATTTCTAATTTGTATGCCTGAGGAATATACTCAGCACATTTCTTTCCCGCAAATACAGGCTTGATTCTCGCAAAGCGTTGTATTCCGTTAACTATTGGCACACTTACCCAATCCTCTCCAATGAGCGGTCTTGCATATTTTATGAATTCGTCAGTTACATCAATCTTATTCTTTGCTATCCAGTTTGAAGGAAATTTCCTTTCAGAATTTGCAACCTTCTCAAGAGAAACCTTGTCATATTCAACACTATAAATTGACCCTGATTTTCTGAGAATTGTAGACATAAAACCGTTAGTTCCTTCATAAGCTATCAGAACTGCTTTCTGGCCAACTTTATAAGCTTCATCCAAATCCACTGTAGAGGCATAAATTGCCGTATCACGCTGGTCAGTTCCTGGTATATATCCTCTTGCACTGCCTCTTGCTTTAAGCCCGACTTTATTTAAATAATTCACAACTGTCTGCTTAACAGTACCCTGGCTTGCCCCAAACTCAGTATGTCCGAAAGCATCCTTTGCTTCTCCAATATCTCCAACCTGAAATCCCTCACTTATCACTACAATAACTCTGCCTGATCTTTTCAACTCTTCATTCACATTATCTGCAAGATCTTCTATGGAAAGCTCAGTCTCAGCAAGATATATCTGTAACGGCATCTTTCTTTCAGGATCTGCAAGACGCGCTGCCGCAGGAATAAAACCTATCTTCCTTCCCATAGCCTGAATCACCGTAACAGGATCTGCAGGAGAAGAACCATCGTTCTCTTCATTTGCATTCTGGATGCAATACGCCCAGTATCTTGCTACACTGCCGTATCCCGGGGTATGATCTATAAGCTTGAATTCTTCATCCCCAACATCATTGTCTATTGTTTTCGGCACGCCTACTGCAATTAAATCCAGCCCCTTATCCTTTGCAAGCACACTAATCTTATGGGCTGTATCCATTGAATCATTACCGCCAATGTAAAAGAAATAGCCGATATTATGAGCTTTAAAAACCTCTATAACACGATTAAAATCCGTAACTTGTTCTTGCTTTAACTTATAGCGGCATGTTCCTATTGCTCCAGCAGCTGGAGTTGTTCTTAAAAAAGATATTTCCTCTTCACTCTGAGCACTCAAATCCAACAATTCCTCCTTAAGAATCCCCTCTATCCCATGGTATCCAGCGTATATTCTGCCAAACCTCTCAGGTAATATCTTACATGTCTCGACAACTCCCCTGAGAGAGTTATTAATTACTGGTGATGGGCCACCGGATTGAGCAATAATAACATTTTTTACTTTACTCATATTTCAACTCCCTCATTTTCATAACCATCAAAAACTTATTATTATTTAATAATTAAAACATTGAAAATTTAAAATTAGAAATTATTTATACTCCGCTAAAAGCAGAGAAGCCTCCGTCTACAGGAACAACAATTCCTGTTACAAATTCTGATGCAGGAGAAACAAGCCATATAAGAGATCCAATTAAATCAGCCGGATTACCAAAACGGCGCATTGGAGTATGATTTATTATAGTTTCCCCTCTTGGAGTAAGTTCGCCTGTCTTTTCATCAACAAGCAGAAAACGATTCTGATCTGTTAGAAAGAACCCTGGAGCAACAGCATTGACTCTAATATTTACAGCCGCTAAATGAGTCGCAAGCCATTGTGTAAAATTAGACACAGCTGCCTTTGCTGCTGAATACGCAGGGATCTTTGTCAAAGGTCGGAACGCACTCATAGAAGATATATTTACGATATTCCCGCCATCTCCTTGTTCCGCCATTAGTTTCGCAAATACCTGGGTCGGGAGAAGAGTACCTAGAAAATTCAGATTGAAAACAAATTTCACTCCTTCCTGATCCATATCAAAAAAGCTTTTGTTTCCCAGTACATCAATTTTCTTTAGATCCTCAGGCTCCAGAGTCTCCTTGGCTGTAGTTGCCTTTGGGCTGTTGCCACCAGCACCATTTATAAGAATATCCACTCTTCCAAATAACTCTAATATCCTGACAGATGCCTTTTCAATGCTCTCCTTATCCAGCACATTACAGGCTAAGCCCACTGCTTCTCCACCATGTTTTGTAATATCAGCAGCAAGTTTCAATGCTACATCCTCTCTGAGATCAAGGATGGCCACTTTTACTTCATGCTTTGATAAAGCCCTTGCCATTTCTCCGCAAAGAACCCCTCCACCACCAGTTATTACAGCTACTTTATCCCTAATATTAAATAACCCGCTATTGTCCACTTCTCCCTCCTAAATTACTTTTTGGATTGTATCAAAATGTATAGAGATGTCAAGAAAGGCAAGTCTGAAAACTTATAAAAGCTTTTGCCATTGCATCAATGCGTTCCTTAGAATGGCCTACTGCCTCAGGAGATGGATACCACTTAGAAATAAATCCTCCATTGAATTTCCCAAAAGAATCAATTAAATTCTTTGCATAGGTGCGGATATCCTCAAGTGTTCCATTGACCATTGTATGCTGGATATCCACAGGACACCAAAAACATATCCGGCCACCAAACCTGTCTGCTAAATTTTTTACTCCCATATTTTCCTGCTGGTCCATCTGGATAACATCAAGTTCTGCTTCAATAAGGCCGTCTAATAATTCCATTATATGTCCACAACTATGTAAAAATGTTAACATTCCTAGTTCATGAGCAATACGATAAACTCGTTTATAATGTGGTTTAAAAAACTTGCGAAAAATCTCAGGCGACACCATTGGCCTGTCCTGTAAGCCCCAATCATCAGCGGATATGATCCCATTCACACCGAATTTAGCAAGATTACGGATTGCTGTGATTGCAATATCTGCCAGAATATCAAGAAGTCTTGATAATTCATCAGGATGTTCATACGGGTCAGTCCACGCTTCGATATGTCCTCGCAAATACTCAAGTCGGTGAATAAAACTCAAAGGAATCGAAGCCAAAACGAATTTATTGTCAGTATTTTCCTTAATCCTCTGTTTGACTCTCTTATACCTTTCAGGGTTATTATAATCTGGAAAAGGGTAGCTATCTAACTTTTCATAGCTGTTAAGTGGATGAATTTTTACCTGTCCCATTGTTTTATCACTCGGCAATTTCTCCCAAACACATCCCCATTCATCTTCTCCTTCAATCTTGGGTTTCCAACCCGGGTCAATAATATCAGCTGAATGAAAGGTAAAAAAATCCGTCCCCCACGGTTCTGGAAGATCATGTGCAATACGCTCAGGACCCTGAAATTTTACTGCACGAATTACAATCTCTTTGCTTGTCATAACACTGACTCCTCGTCTAAATTTTTGTTATTTCATCAACACGAAACTTTGGCAACTTTCATATAAAATCTCTAGTTATTGTTTTCTCAGCAGTTTTATTTTTCACAATTGAAATTTGGAAAGCAATTCTTCAGCTTCTTGTTGAGATGGACAACGGGTGGAAATTAATAGCCCCTCTGGAGAGAGATTGTCCAAAACAAAATCAATCTCATCTGGCTTACAATAAACAATAATCGCCTTTTTCTTTGCCTGAATCTTTTTATAAATGGGCATCCATTTTGCAACACTTTCTTTTGCAAGTCCAGCACCTGGAACCCATTGAATTGCATTAAGTCTTGGAATTTCAAGAAGCATGTTTAGGTGCTTTAGAGCGTCTGGACCATCAAGATGATAAATGGAATAATCCAAATAATTTATTTCGTTAAGTATCTCTTCCCAAAAAAATTCTTCGTACATTTTGGTAGAAATAAGACATGTAAAATCGCTCTGGACAGGACACATTTTCATTGGTGCCCATAGACCCCAAGCACATGTTCCCTCCTGATCGTTTGCAATAATCCTGTAGCTTTCCTCATAAACTTTATGCCATGCTTTCCCTAAAAGTTTCATTGCTTCTTTTACTCCATCAGGACTATCAATCAAATCCATACATAACTTTTCAGGACTCCCCCTTAAAACTGCCAACGAATCCATGCCAGCATGAAGATCTGTTATGCTAACAAGGTAATTCCCGTGGGAGCGTCCCAAGGCATAGGATGTAAACTCTTTAGTCTTCTGCCAGTAAAAATTATCTTCTTTGATGTCAAGAGCGGATAGGTCAGAATAATCCTTAAGCATTGGCTTACTCCAGTCCGCCCAGGAGATAGGTTCCTTTGAACCAAGCGGGGAAAATTCCAGAGTTGCACCCATATAAGCAGAGAAAACATCAGTACCAAATTCTGGCCGACATTGAGGAAATGCTAAGCCGCCATAAAAGGTGTTTTGAATTTTTCTCTCTGCAAGTTTAATAGCCTTCTCTTTATTAAATCTATCTTTTGGGCTTCCAATAGGCGTTTCATCTTGTTGATGATTCTCACGTGGAGCTTTTACCTCAAGAGCTACTTTATTCAGAACCTCACAATTCCACCACGCTATATAATATTTTTTTATCTTTTCAAAATCTTTATCCATATCTTTTCTTCTAACCTCTTTTTAATTATTTCACTGTGGAAATCAAAATATCATATATTTCCCTGAATCATTATTCTTTCAACTTTTCCAGATTCAATGGATTTTTCCGCAGTAAAGGCAATCGCAGTGCTTAAAATACCAGTTTTTACATCTGTAAGAGGTTCTTTTTCTCCCCTAAAAACCTTAACTAAATCCTCAATCATAGCAGGATCACCCCCACCGTGTCCTCCCTTTCTGAGTTCAGGGTTAATAGTGATAATTTCATTACTATGTCTTTTACTTATTATTACCTCTGTCTTATGTTTATACGGCTGAAATTTGCCATTATGGCTGTAAAAATCCTGAACACTTATCCTTCCCCTATCACCAATAAACTCAAATTTTCTTTTATAATCAGGGGTAAAGTTGCATTCTGTAAACGAAGCCTTGGTGCCATTTTTATAATTGATTAGAAGTACTTCATTATCATGAATATCAACTTCAGAGGCAAAAACACATCTATCCTCCACAATAAATTTTTCACCAGACATATAATCACTATGATAATGCTCGGAATCAATAAACTCTTTACAGGTTTTTTTCTCTTTACAATTACTACACCTTTTATCATCCGGTTCATTACCACCAAAAACATCAAGACTTCCTAAAGCATAAACTGACACAGGCTCGCTTTCTGTCATCCAGTTTATAATATCCAGACTATGGGTTGCTTTCTGAGGAAGAAGTCCGCCTGAATATTTCTTTCTTCTGTGCCAGCTATGAAAAAAGTAGGATGAGCCTCTTTCAACAGAATCAACAGCATTAACAATCTTTATATTTCCAATAACACCAGAAGAAATTAACTCTTTCACCTTTTTATATAAATTGTTGTATCTTAAACAAAATCCCAGCAAAAAAATAACCCCGTTTTCCTCTACGGCTTTTTTCATTTGCAAACAGTCTTTAAGTGTTAATGCCATCGGTTTTTCACAAAAAATGTGTTTTTTCTTCATGGCAGAATTAATAACTATTTCATGATGCGTATAATCTGGAGAAGTGATGATTACCGCATCTAGTTCATCTAATTGCAGAAGTTCTTTATAATCTCTAAACCTGTTTTCTTCATTTATGTTATAATCATTGGCAAGATTAGCTAGCCGCTTTTTATCCGGATCATTGACGGCAACGATCTGAACTCCTGGAATCCGGGTAAGATCCCTGCAAAGCCCTACAGCCCTATTACCTGCGCCAATGATACCAAATCTAATTTTTCCCATTAGTAAAATCCTCCTAACACGTTTATTATGAACTACAAGTATTCATTAACAAGTGCAATATAGAGTGCGGCGGTCCAGCCGTAGTCCCTTATTACACGTGCGCCCTTATTTCTACTTCCCTTTCTCAACATATAGCGTGGATCTTCTTTCCCTTCGCAATCATAGTACTCCATAAGAACACCTATTTTCTGATACCATCTATCTATTTCTTCAACAATTCTTTTAGCAATAATTCTCGCATCCTCAACAAACCCATAATTTTTAAGTCCCTCTATTATCATATAGCTTATGTTTACCCAGGTTGGTCCTCTCCACATATCTTTTTCAAAGACTTTTTCTACTGGAGAAACAGAAGGTATGGGCATTCTGGTAAGAAATTCTTTTTCATCCATTAACTTATCCCGCAGTATTGCTGCTCTTCTTTCATCAGGAATTTTTGCAAGGAGTGGCAAAAAGCAGGCAGGGGTTTTAACTTTTATAAACTCCCCCCTCCCATTAAGATCATAGTATAAGTCGTCTTCCTCACACCACATCTTTTCATTTATAAGTTTTACTAATCTTTCTTTGTTTTCATCAAAAAAGTCTTTATCTTTTTTCTTTTTTAAGATAAGCGCAAGTTTTGCCAATATACTGAGCTCACCTACCATATACGTCACCAGGTCTATATTATCGTCAGCACCCGAATGATCAAATCGTGGTGAATTGTCCCATCCTGACTCTCCGCATCGGCAGAGAGTGCTGTCCTCTATTTTAAGCCATCCCAAAAGTCCACTGCTGGTAAAGGAGCGGTTTTCCAGGATCCACTTTATAAATCTGGATAAATGTTCGTAGATAAATTCCAATTGATCTTTTTGGCATTTTCCAAAATCGATGATTTTTGCTAAACCCCACCCAATTATCGGAGCCTGTGTTTCACCGACAAGCCTTTCATTTATGGAATCCATATTCATCGGAATAAACCCATTCTTTTGCATTCTTTCAAGAACTGCTCTAATTGCTTCATAAGCCATTTGTTTATCAATATAATTCCAGCCGATGGCATGAAAAACAGAATCCCAAATCCACATCTGTCTGTGTGGATATTTATCAGGCGTTGTCCATCTGACATGGGCCTTTTTTTGTTTGGATTCAACGTTCACTCTTAAAACAGAGGCGCTTTTAGCATAAGTTGCTTTATGTTTTGAACTTATCTTTTCAGGAACTTTCAACTTAGAGTAATAAGAAAGCGATTTTCTCTTTATATGCTTATATTTTTTCTTAAGTAAGGGGAACTGACCAGCAGTTTTATGGGCATTGTCAAAAATATAGGAGAGGGATATAGCAAGACACTTTTCCACTGTTCTTGAAAAAGGAACCTTTCCCTTTGCGGAATTAATTGTCATATCTTCAGTGAATATTACATTCTGTATAAGTTTGTTATTGTTTTCCCAGACAATAGAAAAATTATTAATATTTCTTAAATTTAAGAAGTAGAGACCATTATCAATAACTGTTATCTCAAGACTTTTTTCATTGTTAAATTTTAGAAAAATATAGTCGCCTGAAACAACAGATTTCTCTTTTGAAAAACTTTTTAATGATAGTTCTTTTGAATCAATATAAAAAGCAAAAGAGGGAACTAGACGCGTTGAGCCTTTCTCTTTAAGACAACGTATTTCCACGCCGATATTATTTTTAAGCAACCTGCCGATAAAAGGCCTTAAATAATCTGTATTGCTGTCATATCCTGAAAGACAGAAAAGAGCACCTTCTCCCCAGATGTTTGGGTAGTAGTTCTTTAATAACATATCCCTCCTCCTTTTTTCTTATTTACTTCTAAATTCTAGATATAGTTTTTCATAGTAATTTCGTGGCCTTACTTCCTTTTGCATCCAATATTTATTTTTAAAACCAAATTCCCTTCTACTTTAACATTGAAGGAGAAAACATCTTTATTTTCTTTGATTTTTTTTGGTTTATATTCTTTCCCATTGAGATCATTTATGCCCTTCATTCTCCCCTTTCTCAGAAAACCTGTAATTTCTGCCATGCCTAGTCCTTTTAATTTCAGCATGCAATTTCT is part of the bacterium genome and encodes:
- a CDS encoding DUF2088 domain-containing protein codes for the protein MPWFYKESKEIDLSEKQEVMERVVQEASERITKNFKKVLLLPPDITRYHSGAGQLTEMIYRLLPKTCKVDVIPTLGQHVPHTDEENKWMFGSIPQNCFLEHDWRKGCKTLGEVSRDYVKEVSKGKADWPIPVEINRKVVEEGYDLIINIGHVVPHEVLGFANHNKNYFIGLGGKEMICASHMMAACCGIENNLGQLITPLRACYNKAEKEYLNNIPHVYILIVMARNQDDKLVTTGLYVGDDIETYLTAARKSKEQNITVFDKPVKKIVAVMQADEFKSTWVANKAIYRTRMAIADGGELLIIAPGLERFGEQPEVDEIIRKYGYVGTPSVMEQYRKNEDMQDLRHATAHLIHGSSEGRFSITYAPGKLTKGEIEGVNFKYVDIKKALNRYNPEKMSEGWNTMPDGEQVFFISSPSAGLWACKEKLEARNSK
- the pdxB gene encoding 4-phosphoerythronate dehydrogenase PdxB, whose translation is MKIVVDENIPFGREAFSTLGEVETSHGREITPEKVEDADVLIVRSITEVNSKLLEKSRVKFVGTATIGLDHIDVKYLNDRSIGFASAPGSNSNSVSEYIACALLYTANKLCLNLCNLTIGVVGVGSVGSKVAKKANALGMRVLLNDPPLFERTGNIKYRPIQELITNCDILTFHVPLERQGKYPTYHMIDEKFLRRLKKCPVIVNTSRGGVIDTEAIKSALMHCKISQVILDVWENEPDIDTGMLKMALIGTPHIAGYSFDGKVNGTFMIYNSLCQYLNKKAKWNPNDFLPDSNCPVIKVSEMNNGSLEKKLHEVISQLYDIEKDDSKLRESFSLPAEKSGAWFDSLRKNYPVRREFFNTEILFKKEESQLANILSEIGFKVDKI
- a CDS encoding HAD hydrolase-like protein — protein: MQDAAQELKEFKPEKQFFVGIDSDGCTFDTMEVKHKECFIPNIINEWELQAVSKYAREAAEFVNLYSKWRGINRFPALTMVFDLLLEREDVKKRKVNIPEAKSLRKWIEKETKLGNPALERAVQETGDPILSQALRWSKAVNETVAKIVRGVPPFPFVRESLEKISNTADAIVVSATPCEALKREWDEHDISKYVKVIAGQEMGTKKEHLAFAAVDNYKPDHILMIGDAPGDMKAARANNTLFYPINPGDEDISWERFHNEAFDKFINGKYAGYYEKSLIDEFDKYLPSIPPWK
- a CDS encoding diphosphate--fructose-6-phosphate 1-phosphotransferase, producing MSKVKNVIIAQSGGPSPVINNSLRGVVETCKILPERFGRIYAGYHGIEGILKEELLDLSAQSEEEISFLRTTPAAGAIGTCRYKLKQEQVTDFNRVIEVFKAHNIGYFFYIGGNDSMDTAHKISVLAKDKGLDLIAVGVPKTIDNDVGDEEFKLIDHTPGYGSVARYWAYCIQNANEENDGSSPADPVTVIQAMGRKIGFIPAAARLADPERKMPLQIYLAETELSIEDLADNVNEELKRSGRVIVVISEGFQVGDIGEAKDAFGHTEFGASQGTVKQTVVNYLNKVGLKARGSARGYIPGTDQRDTAIYASTVDLDEAYKVGQKAVLIAYEGTNGFMSTILRKSGSIYSVEYDKVSLEKVANSERKFPSNWIAKNKIDVTDEFIKYARPLIGEDWVSVPIVNGIQRFARIKPVFAGKKCAEYIPQAYKLEI
- a CDS encoding SDR family oxidoreductase, coding for MDNSGLFNIRDKVAVITGGGGVLCGEMARALSKHEVKVAILDLREDVALKLAADITKHGGEAVGLACNVLDKESIEKASVRILELFGRVDILINGAGGNSPKATTAKETLEPEDLKKIDVLGNKSFFDMDQEGVKFVFNLNFLGTLLPTQVFAKLMAEQGDGGNIVNISSMSAFRPLTKIPAYSAAKAAVSNFTQWLATHLAAVNIRVNAVAPGFFLTDQNRFLLVDEKTGELTPRGETIINHTPMRRFGNPADLIGSLIWLVSPASEFVTGIVVPVDGGFSAFSGV
- a CDS encoding Gfo/Idh/MocA family oxidoreductase, with translation MGKIRFGIIGAGNRAVGLCRDLTRIPGVQIVAVNDPDKKRLANLANDYNINEENRFRDYKELLQLDELDAVIITSPDYTHHEIVINSAMKKKHIFCEKPMALTLKDCLQMKKAVEENGVIFLLGFCLRYNNLYKKVKELISSGVIGNIKIVNAVDSVERGSSYFFHSWHRRKKYSGGLLPQKATHSLDIINWMTESEPVSVYALGSLDVFGGNEPDDKRCSNCKEKKTCKEFIDSEHYHSDYMSGEKFIVEDRCVFASEVDIHDNEVLLINYKNGTKASFTECNFTPDYKRKFEFIGDRGRISVQDFYSHNGKFQPYKHKTEVIISKRHSNEIITINPELRKGGHGGGDPAMIEDLVKVFRGEKEPLTDVKTGILSTAIAFTAEKSIESGKVERIMIQGNI